A single Acidaminococcus sp. DNA region contains:
- the lptB gene encoding LPS export ABC transporter ATP-binding protein produces the protein MKIRTENLVKEYGGRRVVDHISLEVEQGTIVGLLGKNGAGKTTTFYMIVGLEHPDGGHVYLDDRDITHLPMYKRALAGVGYLPQEASVFRKLTVEQNLLAILEQVESDKKKQQEKMESLIEEFHIGHIRKSIGTALSGGERRRVEIARALAMDPAFILLDEPFAGIDPIAVADIQQMVYHLAKRGIGVLITDHNVRETLSIVDKAYIVNEGKIMVEGTSEKVAADPIARKYYLGDNFRL, from the coding sequence GTGAAGATACGCACAGAAAATCTCGTGAAGGAATACGGCGGCCGGCGGGTTGTCGATCATATTTCCCTGGAAGTAGAGCAGGGAACCATTGTCGGCCTTCTGGGCAAAAACGGCGCCGGTAAAACCACGACCTTCTATATGATAGTCGGGCTCGAGCATCCGGATGGCGGTCATGTCTATCTGGATGACCGGGATATAACCCATCTCCCTATGTATAAAAGAGCTCTTGCCGGTGTTGGGTACCTTCCCCAGGAAGCTTCAGTCTTTCGGAAGCTGACGGTGGAGCAAAATCTTTTAGCTATTTTGGAGCAGGTTGAATCGGATAAGAAGAAGCAGCAGGAAAAGATGGAATCCCTTATTGAGGAATTCCATATCGGCCATATCCGTAAGAGCATCGGCACGGCCCTTTCGGGCGGTGAGCGCCGCCGTGTCGAAATTGCTCGGGCACTTGCCATGGACCCTGCATTTATCCTTTTGGATGAACCTTTTGCCGGTATCGACCCGATTGCTGTAGCAGACATTCAGCAGATGGTCTACCATCTGGCAAAGCGCGGTATCGGAGTGCTGATTACGGACCATAACGTCCGTGAGACCCTGAGTATCGTAGACAAAGCCTATATTGTCAACGAAGGCAAAATCATGGTAGAAGGCACGAGTGAGAAAGTCGCAGCCGACCCGATCGCTCGTAAATACTACCTTGGTGATAATTTCCGGCTGTAA
- a CDS encoding LptF/LptG family permease produces MKILDKYILKQMLQPFVFGVAAFSTIFVASSFLFRVTQYITQYGASYSSLFRLFLCLMPEVINYTFPMSMLLASLLTMGQLSGNSEITAMRSGGLSFRRIAAPILTAGFIVSLFSVVWAEKVVPPAKAEYERIIQQEIKNNTKPRTQNHVLIKNIHNGQLERLTYARTFDENAGEMKDITIEEWNNGRVVRIQRTPSAKWENGTWIMEKGTVTELTGEEGLTRTMTFDKQVLPISETPKAITLDQKDPDEMTIGELKMYIGILERQYQPTSKYVMEIYSRFTVPLASFFFALIGVPLGVQSQRSGTSMGLGFSVVIIFIYYSIMTFMTGLGQGGVIPPLIAAATPNVLCGALGCWMIWKKDKA; encoded by the coding sequence ATGAAAATTTTAGACAAATACATACTCAAACAGATGCTGCAGCCTTTTGTCTTCGGTGTTGCTGCCTTTTCGACGATTTTTGTGGCAAGCTCCTTTCTGTTTCGCGTGACACAATATATTACGCAATACGGCGCTTCTTATTCTTCGCTGTTTCGCCTTTTTCTGTGCCTTATGCCGGAAGTCATCAACTATACATTTCCAATGTCTATGCTGCTGGCTTCCCTGCTTACGATGGGACAGCTTTCCGGTAATAGTGAAATTACGGCAATGCGCAGCGGCGGCTTAAGCTTCCGTCGTATTGCCGCTCCGATCCTGACTGCCGGTTTTATCGTCAGTCTTTTTTCAGTCGTTTGGGCTGAAAAGGTCGTCCCTCCGGCTAAAGCCGAATACGAACGGATTATCCAGCAGGAAATTAAGAATAATACCAAACCCCGTACCCAGAATCACGTTCTGATCAAGAATATTCATAACGGACAGCTGGAACGCTTGACCTATGCCCGTACTTTTGATGAAAATGCGGGCGAGATGAAGGATATTACCATCGAGGAATGGAATAACGGGCGCGTGGTTCGCATTCAGCGTACGCCGTCCGCCAAGTGGGAAAACGGTACCTGGATTATGGAGAAGGGAACCGTTACGGAACTTACCGGTGAGGAAGGCCTGACGAGAACGATGACCTTCGATAAGCAGGTGCTTCCGATTTCCGAAACACCGAAGGCTATTACCCTGGATCAAAAAGACCCGGATGAAATGACCATCGGTGAACTGAAGATGTATATCGGCATTTTGGAACGGCAGTATCAGCCGACCAGTAAATATGTCATGGAAATCTACAGCCGGTTTACCGTACCTCTGGCCAGCTTCTTCTTTGCGCTCATCGGTGTGCCTCTTGGCGTGCAGAGCCAGCGCAGTGGTACCTCTATGGGGCTTGGCTTCAGTGTGGTTATTATCTTCATTTACTACTCCATTATGACCTTTATGACAGGTCTTGGTCAGGGCGGTGTCATTCCGCCGCTGATTGCTGCGGCTACCCCGAACGTGCTCTGCGGGGCATTAGGGTGCTGGATGATTTGGAAGAAAGATAAAGCATAA